The genomic interval tctctctctctcactctctCAAGCATGTATGTGGAGCCCAGTGTATGATCTTTCGATCTTCAGCTGTAAAAACCATAAAATTCAGTAAGTTTTTTTTCCcacattattttaattaatgtttcTTATGTAATGAGAATTTTGGAGGGAAGTTAGTCTAAGGATTGATCCAAGTGGCTGTAAATACTCTagaataaatttcaaaacccaAAATTGAATGCTGGTAATTATTTTGTCTTTAGAATCAGGAAATGGGTTTGtcttaaatatcaaaattgtgGGCTTTTTAAGTTCAAAGCTCCTTCTTTTATAATCTTTATTTTGTGGAAACATGTGATCTTGGTGATCTGATATGTATGTGATTTATGGAAAAGATtatgagataaaataaaaaaggttgAGTTTCTGCCAActtttatgttctttttttttttttgtatttatgaTGTCACTAAGTGatgttaattatatatttaccaaGTTCACTGCACTTTatcaaaagaaggaaaaaaattattcactgTTAATTGTTTGAACCTACCATAGTTTGACGATTGTAGTTTCCTattgaaatgaatttaaaagTTCTGAATTTTAAGCAGAAAATCTTTGTCTCAGGTTAATTGTAGAGGGTGGAGATGGACTTACATACTTTCTGCTTCAGTTAGTGTGTTAATACTTATAAGAATTGAAAGTAATTCCTTCGTgctgttttttttcttatatattgCAGTGGAAACTGAACTTGATAATGATGTTCAACTTGAACAAACTGATAATGTTACTCGTGGTGAGGTGTTAGATGATTCAACTGATAAGGGGCATCAGCTTGGTAATGATGTTCAACTTGAACAAACTGATAATGATATTCGTGGTGAGGTGTTAGATAATGCAACTAAATTTGAGTACCAACTTGGTAATGATGGAACAATGGCCGGAAGTTCTGTTCAATATGGCTCCCAGGttgaagaaaatgataaaataactCTAAATTCTTCTGGAGTTCAGTTAACTGTGGTTGAAGGGGATGAACCGTATGTAGGTCAGGAGTTCGAAAATGAAGCGGCAGCACATGCATTTTATAGTGCGTATGGCATGCGGATGGGTTTCATAACCCGTATGAACTATCATAATCGATCTAAAATTGATGGATCCATTGTTTCTCGAGCACTTGTATGTAACAAAGAGGGTTACCGAAAGCCTTATAGGCGTGATGTGAAGAATGTTAGGTCACGGGCACCTACTAGGGTGGGTTGCAAAGCAATGATATCTATAAGGAAAATGAGTACTGGAAAATGGGTCATTACAAAGTTCGTAAAGGAGCACACTCATCCATTGGCTGGCTGCCAGGCTCAAAAGGCATTGATCTCCAATCAAATGCCAGTAAGTGCTTGTTAAAgttgttatttaatttgttatgtaatgattttcaatttttgcatCTTGCTACAATGGCTACTTCTCTTTTGGTACTTGACGCATATCAAATTCAGTTTGGACActaaagaaaaccaaatattaTCTAATTAAATGAAGATGTctcttaattttcattaactgAAGATGTCCTTGAGCCTTGGTTTACCTGACCTAAATGCCAGTTTTGCGCTAAATTTTTTGATTGCCTTGACTTGAGCTATTGATGCCAATCCCCATCCTGTCTAGGAATCTTAAGTTATTTGCTTATTGCTTTATCAGGAGTTATAGGAAAGTGCTTTACTGTTTAtcactttttatttaaaaataatagaaaataaaacgTATTAAATAAAACAGAAAACACAACAGCacattaaattttgataaaataaccTTGTTACTTTAATTAGGCTTCCCACTAATTGCTTAATCACCAGCGGCAAGGTAGTTTACCTCTTTGACTGCAAGCTAGTAATCACTTAATTCGTTTCCGGTTACTCAATAGCATGCAATTTGGAATTTGAATATTGGATTTGGAACTGAAGTTCCTTCAATTACTTTTAcatgaaattcattttcagATATTTTACTGTGATTTAATCCGGTGGTTCTGGTGTGTTATGGAACTGTCTGATTCTTGCACTGTCATTTCTGCAGGATTGAATCATGTCTTTGCaactccttttttcttttttctccatATAGCTTTGAACACGCATCATTTGACCTTGGGACCTTCATTTCAGAGGAGAAGGCTGGCTTCTAATTAGGCTATCCCTCGGTCTACCTTTTTTGATATTTGTGCaggattaattaattttgtccATCAATCTCTTGCCTTATAAGTGCACTTGTCATTCTGATTTTATTTAGAATTAAGTTTTATCACTTTTTCTGCAAACTTATACACTGTGGGTAAAATTtccttatactccaaattttAAGGTCAcataaattttcatcaaagttAGAGGACTTGTTATCAAATGTGTAAGAAGTCCATGCTATCTGATGCTAGTTTAAAAAGATGAGTTTTTTCGTCCTCTGTTATGCATGCGCATACATACCGACATACATGTAATGTTACAAATTGCTTTAGGACATATGATTTGATTAGAGACCATGCTAAACTGTACAATCAGGCCAAGTAAACATTAGGCCTTATTAATCAACTAAGTTGCTCATATGGTTTTTGCTTCTCCTATTTGTTGTCCTGTAGAATGAAGACAAGAGAGTTCAAGAACTAACTCAACAGCTTCTGGTTGAAAGAAAGCGCTCCGCTTCACTTAGAAGATTCATAGACCTTCTATTCAATCACATTGAGGAGCACACACAGGGCCTATCAAAAAGGATCCAGTACATAGTAGATAGCGTGAATAAGATTGAATCTGAAGGGAAAAATAGATAGTGTGAACAATATTGAAGCTGGAGGGGCTAACCTTCTGAACCTCAGGTACTTTTGCTATTGCAATGCAAAATGTGCATATTCCTTTGGGCTTTTGTTCCATgctgaaaagaatattttatcacGTAAAGCATGTTCAATAGATTAATTCTACGTCCAGTTTCTTGTTTTGCAGTTCCCAAGAGCCCAACCTTGTATATtagttttgtaaattttaCTCATTGAGGAAAATAATTAgcttgatttaattttctgTACTCACAAAGTCTACTTCCTTTGGCTATCAAGTAAAGCTTTTCAGTGCATCGTGTGCAAATCTAAAATACGAAAGAACAAGCAAAATATTGTAGCACAAAACATCTGAAAAATAGATGTAAATTCTAGTAgttgaattttcaaaaagaCATTTTGATTTCTCTCCTGCATTGAGCAAACTGGAGAGCATTCTTGGTTTTCATGCTTTTTCCTCTAAAAAAGATTAAAGTTTTTAGTGTCTGTGTGGCCAAAGTACTCATCAACTAGATTAGCTTACATTTCTGGCTCGCTGGTGAAATGCCAAATGAAATGATTGCATAATTCTTAGCTGCAACGCCATTGTAGGTGTGTGCTTGTCGGGCCAATGCATTCTTGTCTGTTGATGTAGTGTAGAGTTGCAAGATTCTATTCAGTGTTTGGCAGGTTTCTCCCTAGAGCTAACCGTGCCTCAAACAGTTTGATCTCACGTACGGGGATTGAAGGTCAATGCACATCTTTAACCAAAGATGCATTGTAGGAAGAAGGTAAGGAAAGACCAAAACACATTTGTATCAGAGCAAACAAAAGATTTCAACATCTTAGATCCTCAATTGTTTAAAGAATGTTTCTTGAAAGGCACAAAAGAATATAAGGAAGTAAATGTCAGAGATGATGAGTGAATGCATTTTTGTACCACTTCCTGCTCTGTTTTATCTGATTAAATTTGTTCCTGTAAGGCTGTGATTATCAATGGTTGTTTCCACTGCATATGTTCACTTCTTGTTTTGACAGATAAGACAATAATGTTAATTTTCGATGAGAATTACAGCAGCACAACTGTTTTCCAAACTTACCATGCCATGACAGTTATACAAACCCCTATTAAGTACAACAGTAAAAAGGGCCTGCCCTTGTATGAATGTAGCAAACAATATACCTCAAATAAAACTTAGCGGTCACAAGACGCTATTGATGGAAAGTCGGAAGCCACATTTGTTACATCTACCTGAATGTCTATGAAAATACAATAGGCGACAAAAACATGATAACGATTTAACATCTCTATAAAAACACAATAACAATTGAACATGTCTCTATTGAATCTGTTTGCCGCAATTCAGTCATAATCATCAAAATATCCCTTCAAGGGCAAAAACAAACGGAGAAGGGAGAAGCAGGGACGTCGAGGCAGAAAAGAAATGCATGGTTTCTTGGTTCAACTGGGAAAGAGAAAGatcgaaaaaaatttatttgcacATTACATTGACAACAGTTATGATACATTTCTCACCTAATTGCACATCTATCAATTGAACCTGGGCTGTTATAAGAGATGCAGAATACATTGAAAAAGAACCCCCAACCCTATCAGAAGAGGATATGGAAGTTCATCTTTAACTACCTAATTTGAAAGCATCCACAAAAAGACCTAAGCACACACCAGCTTTCCAATAGTTAACCATTACCACAAACGACTGCAATCTTCCAGTCTTTAAAGAAGGAGGCTTTCTGTACATAAGCATGCCAATCCCCTCAATGGCAGCAACAACAACCCCGGCAACTAATACATCCCAATCACCTGTCTGGCCAAGAATAGTTGCCAATGCATTTGCCGTGTAGAAACCCAACAGAAGGAGAAATACCTTCATGGGGAAGTTCTTTCTTGCTGAGTTCAGCTTCTCTAATAGCTGTCTGCTGCCTGCACTTACTATCCTGCCCAGTCGAGTACCACCAAGATTAGAGCTGTCACTGTTGAGACTATCTTCTCCACCATCTCCAGAAACCCCACCAGTGTCTAAGGCAAAGGCTATTTTCCAACCAtgtctttttcttgttgaaaaaCTGTTTCAAGGGGAGAAAAACAAATGACTTGTTCAAAAGGGCATCTAACAATAATTCAGATAACCAGGGAACAATCAGAACATCAGCTAACAGCATCTAAGTCAGAAGCCAGttctatttttaattaaagtaCATATCTAAATTCAAGTCTACTTATACATTAATGGAATAGGTCATAGTTGAGTTAACAATAATGTAACATCACAAAGAGAGATATCTTGCTAGCTAGTACTATTACCTGAAGCTTTCATGATCATGGCCTTTCTGACCATAGAAACCCTTCAGCAgctcaaaattttgataaagttCAAACTATACCTCTTTTTGGGAAACAGTGCAGACTTTAAGCCAATCTTTGAAGCTTGTCCACATATACTAGGCTCAATGATCCACCTCTGTATTGCACAAGTCGCAAGGGTCATACATGAACTTTCAAGGACTTCATTCTCCAATATTGACAAACCTGCCTGAAGATACATTCTTCCCACTTGACAGGCCATAAACTGCAAACAGAGAAACTGTAGACTCAGTGTGTTAAAGCTTAAAACATCAAATCTTTTCTGCCATTAACTTCATATCTCCAACCTCGATGAGTGTGAAAACTTTAGTGCTTTCAAAATTGTCAATCACCAGGCTATTCCTAAAAAACCCATGCTGCACCAGAGAGATCACAATCTCTACCGAAATGTTAAATCTTATGCATCATTGGACCACCGAAAACTTTTATTCATACATGACTTCCAAATATACTACTTAAGAAAAACTTGTCTCTAGAGTGGCAAGTTACAAATATTAAGAATTAATGGGCAGTCAAAATGAAGAAGGAAGTACTGAGTTGTTCGAGCTGATAGGATAAACAGTGATgcataataaattcaaaagcaAGGCAaaggcaaaagtaaagaaaattaCACCAACTACAAGGAAGCAAGGCAATGTAGTCATTCTGGAATTTCAAAGTCGTCACCATAATcatataaagaaacaaaattcataGAACTCCGTTGCTAAAAACATGTTACGAATCACAAGATCACCATAGTTGGCACAAGACACGTTTCAAATAACATCAGCCGGTCTCAAGAAAGGCATTGAACAAGTGCTCAATACACTCCTATTATAAACATCCAAAAACAAAGCCTATCAGCTTACTATAGCGAAACAAAAATACAAAGTTCCTTCCATTGGTAGGCACAGCACAACGAGCCT from Theobroma cacao cultivar B97-61/B2 chromosome 5, Criollo_cocoa_genome_V2, whole genome shotgun sequence carries:
- the LOC18599264 gene encoding protein FAR1-RELATED SEQUENCE 5 encodes the protein MIFRSSAVKTIKFMETELDNDVQLEQTDNVTRGEVLDDSTDKGHQLGNDVQLEQTDNDIRGEVLDNATKFEYQLGNDGTMAGSSVQYGSQVEENDKITLNSSGVQLTVVEGDEPYVGQEFENEAAAHAFYSAYGMRMGFITRMNYHNRSKIDGSIVSRALVCNKEGYRKPYRRDVKNVRSRAPTRVGCKAMISIRKMSTGKWVITKFVKEHTHPLAGCQAQKALISNQMPNEDKRVQELTQQLLVERKRSASLRRFIDLLFNHIEEHTQGLSKRIQYIVDSVNKIESEGKNR
- the LOC18599265 gene encoding ycf20-like protein, whose product is MACQVGRMYLQAGLSILENEVLESSCMTLATCAIQRWIIEPSICGQASKIGLKSALFPKKSFSTRKRHGWKIAFALDTGGVSGDGGEDSLNSDSSNLGGTRLGRIVSAGSRQLLEKLNSARKNFPMKVFLLLLGFYTANALATILGQTGDWDVLVAGVVVAAIEGIGMLMYRKPPSLKTGRLQSFVVMVNYWKAGVCLGLFVDAFKLGS